In a genomic window of Xylophilus rhododendri:
- a CDS encoding Bug family tripartite tricarboxylate transporter substrate binding protein, with protein MKTQYRRRAALLALALLASAAQAAPEALKMVVPFAAGGPADQIARIVAQPLGQALGRPVIVDNRGGAGGTVGANYAAKSAPDGNTILLSTSALVLSAGTTPHLPVDARKDLVPVYLLGEVQTLLAVRPTLGVSTLAELTAKARAGSLNYGSTGVGGTMHVGAELYASTAGVKMVHIPYRGAAPAIVDLMAGNVDLVNADVPVLKPFVADGRIKPIVIFDTRRSPLLPEVPTAAEAGMPALQLTNWYGVLVPAGSSKAFVQQLAAALAQVVGTPEVAARLAEAGFSHPAGSAAFQARLDADFQRWLPWLRAAHIQTE; from the coding sequence ATGAAGACGCAATACAGGAGGCGCGCCGCGCTGCTGGCGCTGGCCCTGCTCGCCAGCGCCGCCCAGGCGGCACCCGAAGCCCTGAAGATGGTGGTGCCCTTCGCCGCCGGCGGCCCGGCCGACCAGATCGCCCGCATCGTCGCCCAGCCGCTCGGCCAGGCGCTGGGCCGGCCGGTCATCGTGGACAACCGGGGCGGCGCGGGCGGCACCGTCGGCGCGAACTACGCGGCCAAGTCGGCGCCGGACGGCAACACCATCCTGCTCAGCACCTCCGCCCTGGTGCTGAGCGCCGGCACCACGCCGCACCTGCCCGTCGATGCCCGCAAGGACCTGGTGCCGGTCTACCTGCTCGGCGAGGTGCAGACCCTGCTGGCGGTGCGGCCCACGCTGGGTGTCTCCACCCTGGCCGAGCTGACGGCCAAGGCGCGCGCCGGCAGCCTCAACTACGGCTCCACCGGCGTCGGCGGCACCATGCATGTGGGCGCCGAGCTGTACGCCAGCACCGCCGGGGTGAAGATGGTGCACATCCCGTACCGCGGGGCGGCGCCGGCCATCGTCGACCTGATGGCGGGCAATGTCGACCTGGTCAATGCCGACGTGCCGGTGCTCAAGCCCTTCGTGGCGGACGGCCGCATCAAGCCCATCGTGATCTTCGACACCCGGCGCTCGCCCCTGCTGCCCGAGGTGCCCACCGCCGCCGAGGCCGGCATGCCGGCGCTGCAGCTGACCAACTGGTATGGCGTGCTGGTGCCGGCGGGCAGCAGCAAGGCCTTCGTGCAGCAGCTGGCGGCGGCGCTGGCCCAGGTGGTCGGCACACCCGAGGTGGCGGCGCGTCTGGCCGAGGCGGGTTTCAGCCATCCGGCCGGCAGCGCCGCCTTCCAGGCGCGGCTCGATGCCGATTTCCAGCGCTGGCTGCCCTGGCTGCGCGCGGCCCATATCCAGACCGAGTGA
- a CDS encoding 2-hydroxyacid dehydrogenase — protein sequence MPETHRTLLQIGPLPPGLEQALQRQYRIETLWTQPDRAAFLAARRGGFDGAVTMSRHGAQADVFECLGARVLACFGTGFDGIDLAAAARAGCAVSTTPDVLSECVADLAFGLMLASARQLVTADRFVRDGRWLQGGFGLGSRVWGQRLGIVGLGRIGTAIARRAEGFGMQLRYQGRRAHAHVPWAFEPDLAALADWCDYLVLACPGGAATRHLVNATVLRALGPGGYLVNIARGSVVDEQALIDALAAGEIAGAGLDVFEQEPDVPQALLQDDRVVLLPHIAASTRQTRAAMEQLVLDNLQAFFATGRVLTPPV from the coding sequence ATGCCAGAAACACACCGCACCCTCCTGCAGATCGGCCCGCTGCCGCCCGGGCTGGAACAGGCCCTGCAGCGCCAATACCGCATCGAAACCCTCTGGACCCAGCCCGACCGCGCGGCCTTCCTGGCCGCGCGGCGCGGCGGCTTCGACGGCGCGGTCACCATGTCGCGCCACGGGGCGCAGGCCGATGTCTTCGAATGCCTGGGCGCGCGGGTGCTGGCCTGCTTCGGCACCGGCTTCGACGGCATTGACCTGGCCGCCGCGGCGCGGGCCGGCTGCGCGGTCAGCACCACACCCGATGTGCTGAGCGAATGCGTGGCCGACCTGGCCTTCGGCCTGATGCTGGCCAGCGCCCGCCAGCTGGTGACGGCCGACCGTTTCGTGCGGGACGGCCGCTGGCTGCAGGGCGGCTTCGGCCTGGGCTCGCGGGTGTGGGGGCAGCGCCTGGGCATCGTCGGCCTGGGCCGCATCGGCACCGCGATCGCCCGGCGCGCCGAGGGCTTCGGCATGCAGCTGCGCTACCAGGGCCGCCGCGCCCATGCCCATGTGCCCTGGGCTTTCGAGCCCGACCTGGCCGCCCTGGCCGACTGGTGCGATTACCTGGTGCTGGCCTGCCCCGGCGGCGCCGCCACCCGCCATCTGGTGAATGCCACCGTGCTGCGTGCGCTGGGGCCCGGCGGCTATCTGGTCAACATCGCCCGCGGCAGCGTGGTGGACGAGCAGGCACTGATAGACGCCCTGGCGGCGGGCGAGATCGCCGGTGCCGGCCTGGACGTCTTCGAGCAGGAACCAGATGTGCCACAGGCCCTGCTGCAGGACGACCGGGTGGTGCTCCTGCCGCATATCGCCGCCTCCACCCGCCAGACCCGCGCGGCCATGGAACAGCTGGTGCTGGACAACCTGCAGGCCTTCTTCGCTACCGGCCGCGTGCTCACGCCACCCGTCTGA
- a CDS encoding NIPSNAP family protein — translation MIFEHRTYTVAHGLMDDYLQRYEEFGLPVQQRHLGRLLGFFVSEIGPLNQVVHIWVYDSLADREQRRAAMEADPDWHAFKRSNRGTFVAQEVKMMVGARFNPKHV, via the coding sequence ATGATCTTCGAACACCGCACCTACACCGTCGCCCACGGGCTGATGGACGACTACCTGCAGCGCTACGAGGAATTCGGCCTGCCGGTGCAGCAGCGCCACCTGGGCCGGCTGCTGGGATTCTTCGTCAGCGAGATCGGGCCGCTCAACCAGGTGGTGCACATCTGGGTGTACGACAGCCTGGCCGACCGCGAGCAGCGCCGCGCGGCGATGGAGGCCGACCCGGACTGGCATGCCTTCAAGCGGTCCAACCGCGGCACCTTCGTGGCGCAGGAGGTGAAGATGATGGTCGGCGCGCGCTTCAATCCGAAGCACGTCTGA
- the asd gene encoding archaetidylserine decarboxylase (Phosphatidylserine decarboxylase is synthesized as a single chain precursor. Generation of the pyruvoyl active site from a Ser is coupled to cleavage of a Gly-Ser bond between the larger (beta) and smaller (alpha chains). It is an integral membrane protein.) — translation MHPRLPVLPQYALPKKALTRFAGRVAGHEGGARTTKLIRWFIRKYDVDMSEAADPNPAHYATFNAFFTRALREDARPIADSALVSPVDGAISQFGAIAHDQIFQAKGHRYSTCALVGGDEALAKRFENGHFATIYLSPRDYHRIHMPCDGVLRRMVYVPGELFSVNPVTARGVPGLFARNERVVCVFDGPSGPFVLALVGATIVGSMATVWHGAVNPPRLAAVRTWDYPEGEVVLKKGQEMGRFMLGSTVVMLFPAAPLHFEAGWAPGGAVRLGQPMADWPAGTAA, via the coding sequence TTGCACCCACGCCTGCCCGTCCTGCCGCAATACGCCCTGCCCAAGAAGGCCCTCACCCGCTTCGCCGGCCGTGTCGCCGGCCACGAGGGCGGCGCCCGCACGACGAAGCTGATCCGCTGGTTCATCCGCAAGTACGACGTGGACATGTCCGAGGCGGCCGATCCCAACCCGGCCCACTACGCCACCTTCAACGCCTTCTTCACCCGCGCCCTGCGCGAGGACGCCCGGCCGATCGCGGACAGCGCCCTGGTCAGCCCGGTGGACGGCGCGATCAGCCAGTTCGGCGCCATCGCCCACGACCAGATCTTCCAGGCCAAGGGGCACCGCTATTCCACCTGCGCCCTGGTCGGCGGCGACGAGGCCCTGGCCAAGCGCTTCGAGAACGGCCATTTCGCCACCATCTACCTCAGCCCGCGCGACTACCACCGCATCCACATGCCCTGCGACGGCGTGCTGCGGCGCATGGTCTATGTGCCGGGGGAGTTGTTCTCCGTCAACCCGGTGACGGCGCGCGGCGTGCCGGGGCTGTTCGCCCGCAACGAGCGGGTGGTGTGTGTGTTCGACGGACCCTCCGGCCCCTTCGTGCTGGCCCTGGTGGGAGCCACCATCGTCGGCAGCATGGCCACCGTGTGGCACGGCGCGGTCAACCCGCCGCGCTTGGCCGCGGTGCGCACCTGGGACTATCCGGAGGGCGAAGTGGTGCTGAAGAAGGGCCAGGAGATGGGCCGCTTCATGCTGGGCTCCACCGTGGTGATGCTGTTCCCGGCCGCGCCGCTGCATTTCGAGGCGGGCTGGGCGCCGGGCGGCGCGGTGCGCCTGGGCCAGCCGATGGCCGACTGGCCGGCCGGCACCGCCGCCTGA
- a CDS encoding sensor histidine kinase, translated as MPPNVLAPSAGAALSGRAAVVARSRPIGPRGAANAVQGARQDERERLGREIHAHLDSLLVGLRMDLAWLDRSLAEQAGSSADAAQTLRMQMRIRCDGMADQLDRVASQLERIVGDRPASSDGEARS; from the coding sequence ATGCCTCCCAATGTCCTCGCCCCCTCCGCCGGCGCAGCCCTCTCCGGCCGTGCCGCCGTGGTCGCGCGCAGCCGTCCCATCGGCCCGCGCGGCGCCGCCAATGCCGTCCAGGGCGCGCGCCAGGACGAGCGAGAGCGCCTGGGCCGGGAAATCCACGCCCACCTCGACAGCCTGCTGGTCGGCCTGCGCATGGACCTGGCCTGGCTGGACCGCAGCCTGGCCGAGCAGGCCGGCAGCAGCGCCGATGCGGCGCAGACCCTGCGCATGCAGATGCGCATCCGCTGCGACGGCATGGCCGACCAGCTGGACCGGGTGGCCTCGCAGCTGGAGCGCATCGTGGGCGATCGGCCCGCCAGCAGCGACGGCGAGGCCCGGTCCTGA
- a CDS encoding creatininase family protein, with translation MTAAPPPSLPSRYWAELRTTDFDRLAQNGTLSRTLAVLPVAATEQHGPHLPLGVDTNLLEGVLSAALQLLPAGLPVLVLPTQAVGFSPEHTGFAGTLSFSAETLIRIWTEIGEAVARTGVRQLLLLNGHGGQVGLLDVVGRDLRSRLGLTVWSSSWFSLPQPPEVAALFPPQEHRYGIHAGDSETSMMLALHPEQVDMAQARHFASASEARAGQYRLLGDGRSAKLSWAMEDYNPAGAVGNAAAATADKGRALIDAAASQLALLMGEICSAAQAGPPAQPGR, from the coding sequence ATGACCGCCGCCCCGCCCCCCAGCCTGCCCAGCCGCTACTGGGCCGAGCTGCGCACCACCGACTTCGACCGCCTGGCCCAGAATGGGACGCTGTCCCGCACCTTGGCGGTGCTGCCGGTGGCCGCCACCGAGCAGCACGGCCCGCACCTGCCGCTGGGCGTGGATACGAATCTGCTCGAAGGCGTGCTGTCGGCCGCGCTGCAACTGCTGCCCGCCGGCCTGCCGGTGCTGGTGCTGCCGACCCAGGCGGTGGGTTTCAGCCCGGAGCACACCGGTTTCGCCGGCACCCTGAGTTTTTCCGCCGAAACCCTGATCCGCATCTGGACCGAGATCGGCGAGGCGGTGGCCCGCACCGGCGTGCGCCAGCTGCTGCTGCTCAACGGCCATGGCGGCCAGGTCGGTCTGCTCGATGTGGTCGGGCGCGACCTGCGCAGCCGGCTCGGCCTCACGGTCTGGTCGAGCAGCTGGTTCTCCCTGCCCCAGCCGCCCGAGGTGGCGGCACTGTTCCCGCCGCAGGAACACCGCTACGGCATCCATGCCGGCGACAGCGAGACCTCGATGATGCTGGCCCTGCATCCCGAACAGGTGGACATGGCCCAGGCCCGCCACTTCGCCTCGGCCTCCGAGGCGCGCGCGGGCCAGTACCGCTTGTTGGGCGACGGCCGCAGCGCCAAGCTGTCCTGGGCGATGGAGGACTACAACCCCGCCGGCGCCGTGGGCAATGCGGCGGCCGCGACGGCCGACAAGGGCCGGGCGCTGATCGATGCGGCGGCCTCGCAGCTGGCCTTGCTGATGGGCGAGATCTGCAGCGCGGCGCAGGCCGGCCCGCCCGCCCAGCCCGGTCGGTAA
- a CDS encoding LysR family transcriptional regulator: MDALDDMRILVATVDAGGFTPASQRLGLSKQFVSRRVGALEERLGARLLQRTTRRLSVTELGRAYYERAVKIIEDVDEVENLVGNQVGPPRGTLRISAPMSFGTLHLAPVLARFLVEQPCMGVEVVLNDRMVDIVGEGFDMAIRIGVLADSSLVARAVGRTQLIACCSPGYIARHGAPATPRELSAHACLLYGHSRSVDWPFQVDGKPCDVAVTGRLLANNGELALAAARQDLGIALLPGFIVGDALDSGALVPVLQDFARPPIVVHAVYPQHRQASRGVQVFVELLARAFAGAEWQLSGR; this comes from the coding sequence ATGGACGCTCTCGACGACATGCGCATCCTCGTGGCCACGGTCGATGCCGGCGGCTTCACCCCGGCCTCGCAGCGCCTGGGACTCTCCAAGCAATTCGTCAGCCGGCGCGTCGGCGCGCTGGAAGAGCGCCTGGGCGCGCGGCTGCTGCAGCGCACCACCCGGCGGCTCAGCGTCACCGAGCTGGGCCGCGCCTATTACGAGCGGGCGGTGAAGATCATCGAAGACGTGGACGAGGTCGAGAACCTGGTCGGCAACCAGGTCGGGCCGCCGCGCGGCACCTTGCGCATCTCCGCGCCCATGTCCTTCGGCACCCTGCACCTGGCGCCGGTGCTGGCGCGCTTCCTGGTGGAGCAGCCGTGCATGGGGGTGGAGGTGGTGCTCAACGACCGCATGGTCGACATCGTGGGCGAGGGCTTCGACATGGCGATCCGCATCGGCGTGCTGGCCGATTCCTCGCTGGTGGCGCGGGCCGTCGGCCGCACCCAGCTGATCGCCTGCTGCAGTCCGGGCTACATCGCGCGGCATGGCGCGCCGGCCACGCCACGCGAGCTGTCGGCCCATGCCTGCCTGCTCTACGGCCACAGCCGCAGCGTGGACTGGCCTTTCCAGGTGGACGGCAAGCCCTGCGACGTGGCCGTCACCGGCCGGCTGCTGGCCAACAACGGCGAGCTGGCCCTGGCAGCGGCCCGGCAGGACCTGGGCATCGCCCTGCTGCCCGGCTTCATCGTCGGCGATGCGCTGGACAGCGGCGCGCTGGTGCCGGTGCTGCAGGACTTCGCCCGGCCGCCCATCGTGGTCCATGCGGTGTATCCGCAGCACCGCCAGGCCTCGCGCGGGGTGCAGGTTTTCGTCGAACTGCTGGCGCGGGCCTTCGCGGGCGCGGAGTGGCAGCTGTCCGGCCGATAA
- a CDS encoding DedA family protein, producing MTAASLPALLLQHGPLLVLGVTAAARIGLPLPAAALMMATGALAASGHLSGPCLLMLVALSVLAQLLGDGAWFWAGRRHGDRVLRLLCRRQSQDGECRQRGARTMRRWGAASLLAAKFVPGVSAVAPPMAGAMGMSLRRFVVAESIAALVWTLVFMALGAVFGKEVERLMLWLSGLDGTTIGSAIAALAVAGALAWGWSRRRRAMPHNAMAQ from the coding sequence ATGACCGCCGCCTCCCTGCCCGCCCTCCTCCTGCAGCACGGCCCGCTGCTGGTGCTGGGCGTGACCGCGGCGGCGCGCATCGGCCTGCCCCTGCCGGCCGCCGCGCTCATGATGGCCACCGGTGCGCTGGCCGCCTCGGGCCACCTGTCGGGCCCCTGCCTGCTGATGCTGGTGGCCCTGTCGGTGCTGGCCCAGCTGCTGGGCGACGGCGCCTGGTTCTGGGCCGGCCGCCGCCATGGCGACCGGGTGCTGCGCCTGCTGTGCCGCCGCCAGTCGCAGGACGGCGAATGCCGCCAGCGCGGCGCCCGCACCATGCGCCGCTGGGGCGCCGCCTCGCTGCTGGCCGCCAAGTTCGTGCCGGGCGTGTCGGCCGTCGCGCCGCCGATGGCCGGCGCCATGGGCATGTCGCTGCGCCGCTTCGTCGTCGCCGAATCGATCGCCGCGCTGGTGTGGACGCTGGTCTTCATGGCCCTGGGCGCGGTCTTCGGCAAGGAGGTCGAGCGGCTGATGCTGTGGCTGTCGGGCCTCGACGGCACCACCATCGGCAGCGCCATCGCCGCCCTGGCCGTGGCCGGCGCGCTGGCCTGGGGCTGGAGCCGGCGCCGCCGCGCCATGCCGCACAACGCGATGGCGCAATGA
- a CDS encoding PIN domain-containing protein: protein MLHITPAISQRAAAPVDALALSHGMRLADALIGATAVEHGFPLVTANIKHFGAIDELQLEAFIP from the coding sequence GTGCTGCATATCACCCCGGCGATCTCGCAACGTGCCGCCGCACCGGTCGATGCGCTTGCGCTTTCGCACGGCATGCGCCTGGCCGATGCCTTGATCGGCGCCACGGCCGTAGAACACGGTTTCCCTCTGGTCACAGCCAACATCAAGCACTTCGGTGCGATCGATGAATTGCAGTTGGAAGCTTTCATTCCCTGA
- a CDS encoding aminotransferase-like domain-containing protein has protein sequence MLSHPILTQLARMHPEWAAAIGTLLSHPGRGASHRAGPEDDGALAPARLPRRASLTPSEQKACFDQASAAARTVRQAPVIALAERNDGMTSSAIRDLLKVISQLGVISLAGGLPAPEGFPIDALLAACERVLRSPDARTALQYSPSEGLPALRRWVAESLPWPVHEDQVLITTGSQQALDLVAKALIDKGSVVLVGSPSYLGAQQVFTTMQAKMVSVACDADGMLPEDLAAKAAGARFLYLQPNYENPTGTCMSAERREAIGQVAARLGLVILEDNPYGDLWYRQPPPAPLAAKLPENTIYTGSFSKILAPGMRLGYLVAPMKLYQTLVKFKQAADLHSASFNQHVVLEVLRDGFLDRHLPAIRELYQRKRNAMLAALDRHMRGLGASWNRPSGGMFIWLRLPEGLSATALLPRAVEKGVAYVPGTPFFAGDADERALRLSYVTATEAQIDAGIALLAKVVQEALEALPTEAR, from the coding sequence ATGCTGTCGCACCCGATCCTGACCCAGCTCGCCCGCATGCATCCTGAATGGGCCGCCGCCATCGGCACGCTGCTGTCCCATCCAGGCCGCGGCGCATCGCACCGCGCCGGCCCGGAGGACGATGGCGCTCTCGCGCCCGCCCGACTGCCGCGGCGTGCCTCGCTGACGCCCTCCGAGCAGAAGGCCTGCTTCGACCAGGCCAGCGCGGCGGCCAGGACCGTGCGGCAGGCCCCGGTCATCGCCCTGGCGGAGCGCAACGACGGCATGACCTCGTCGGCGATCCGCGACCTGCTCAAGGTCATCAGCCAGTTGGGCGTCATCAGCCTGGCCGGCGGCCTGCCCGCGCCGGAAGGCTTTCCGATTGACGCCCTGCTCGCCGCCTGCGAGCGGGTGCTGCGTTCACCCGATGCACGCACGGCCCTGCAGTACAGCCCCAGCGAAGGCCTGCCGGCCTTGCGCCGCTGGGTCGCCGAGTCGCTGCCCTGGCCGGTGCATGAAGACCAGGTGCTCATCACCACGGGTTCCCAGCAGGCGCTGGACCTGGTGGCCAAGGCGCTGATCGACAAGGGCAGCGTCGTCCTGGTCGGCTCGCCGAGCTACCTGGGCGCGCAGCAGGTCTTCACGACCATGCAGGCCAAAATGGTCAGCGTGGCCTGCGATGCCGACGGCATGCTGCCCGAGGACCTGGCAGCCAAGGCGGCCGGCGCGCGTTTCCTCTACCTCCAGCCGAACTACGAGAACCCCACCGGCACCTGCATGAGCGCGGAGCGCCGCGAGGCCATCGGCCAGGTCGCGGCCCGGCTGGGGCTGGTCATCCTGGAGGACAACCCCTACGGCGATCTCTGGTACCGACAGCCGCCACCCGCGCCGCTGGCCGCGAAGCTGCCGGAGAACACGATCTACACCGGTTCCTTCTCCAAGATCCTGGCGCCCGGCATGCGCCTGGGCTACCTGGTCGCGCCGATGAAGCTCTACCAGACCCTGGTCAAGTTCAAGCAGGCCGCCGACCTGCACAGCGCCAGTTTCAACCAGCATGTGGTGCTGGAGGTGCTGCGCGACGGTTTCCTCGACCGCCACCTGCCGGCCATTCGCGAGCTCTACCAACGCAAGCGCAACGCCATGCTGGCCGCGCTCGACCGCCACATGCGCGGGCTGGGCGCGAGCTGGAACCGCCCGAGCGGCGGCATGTTCATCTGGCTGCGCCTGCCCGAGGGCCTGTCGGCCACCGCACTGCTGCCGCGCGCCGTGGAAAAGGGCGTGGCCTATGTGCCCGGCACGCCCTTCTTCGCCGGCGATGCGGACGAACGCGCGCTGCGGCTGTCCTATGTGACCGCCACCGAAGCGCAGATCGATGCCGGCATCGCCCTGCTCGCCAAGGTGGTGCAGGAGGCGCTGGAGGCCTTGCCGACGGAGGCGCGTTAG
- a CDS encoding PhzF family phenazine biosynthesis protein, with protein sequence MEPAAAPRLRGFRQVDVFTDRAGWGNPLAVVLDGSGLDDAAMQRFAAWTNLSETTFVLPPTRPDCDYRVRIFTPGGELPFAGHPTLGSCHAWLANGGQPRDPQVIVQECGAGPVRIRRGADGRLAFAAPACRRSAPAPSLLAQVARALGLQPQEIRAAQLLDNGPVWLGLLLDSRSTVLALEPDHARLRQLGTKVGVAHLPDDPSAEALTVRAFAAPIGVNEDPVTGSLNASLAQWLIGDGLAPAQYIASQGECLGRAGRVHVARDEAEQVWIGGDVADCIAGQAWL encoded by the coding sequence ATGGAACCGGCCGCCGCCCCGCGCCTGCGCGGTTTCCGCCAGGTCGATGTCTTCACCGACCGCGCCGGCTGGGGCAACCCGCTGGCCGTGGTGCTGGACGGCAGCGGGCTCGACGACGCGGCCATGCAGCGTTTCGCGGCCTGGACCAACCTCTCCGAAACCACCTTCGTGCTGCCGCCCACGCGGCCGGACTGCGACTACCGCGTTCGCATCTTCACCCCCGGCGGCGAGTTGCCCTTCGCCGGCCATCCCACCCTCGGCAGCTGCCACGCCTGGCTGGCCAACGGCGGCCAGCCGCGCGATCCGCAAGTGATCGTGCAGGAGTGCGGCGCCGGCCCGGTGCGCATCCGCCGCGGCGCCGACGGCCGCCTGGCCTTCGCCGCGCCCGCCTGCCGCCGCAGCGCGCCGGCCCCCTCGCTGCTGGCCCAGGTGGCGCGTGCCCTGGGACTGCAGCCGCAGGAGATCCGTGCGGCCCAGTTGCTGGACAACGGCCCGGTCTGGCTCGGCCTGCTGCTCGACAGCCGCAGCACCGTGCTGGCGCTGGAGCCCGACCATGCCCGGCTGCGCCAGCTTGGCACCAAGGTCGGCGTGGCGCATCTGCCGGACGATCCGTCCGCCGAAGCCCTCACGGTGCGCGCCTTCGCCGCACCCATCGGCGTGAACGAGGACCCGGTCACCGGCAGCCTCAACGCCAGCCTGGCGCAATGGCTGATCGGCGACGGCCTGGCGCCTGCGCAATACATCGCCAGCCAGGGCGAATGCCTGGGCCGCGCCGGCCGGGTGCATGTGGCGCGGGACGAGGCCGAGCAGGTCTGGATCGGCGGCGACGTGGCCGACTGCATCGCCGGCCAGGCCTGGCTGTAG
- a CDS encoding glutathione S-transferase family protein translates to MLHVWGRISSINVRKVVWTVQELEQTMQRTDAGGQFGLVREDDYLRRNPNGLVPLLEDGDVRLWESNVIVRYLCARYAPGRLYPEALPARFDAERWMDWQQTTMNPAGRGAFWQIVRTPAEQRSEAVIAASIAAMEPLLDVLDQHLAGQPYMSGDSFTMADIPVACDVHRWYALPIERRGWPHVERWFKLLAERPSARGVLDFPLS, encoded by the coding sequence ATGCTGCATGTCTGGGGACGCATCTCCTCGATCAATGTGCGCAAGGTGGTCTGGACCGTGCAGGAGCTGGAACAGACCATGCAGCGCACCGACGCCGGCGGCCAGTTCGGCCTGGTGCGCGAGGACGACTACCTGCGCCGCAATCCCAACGGCCTGGTGCCGCTGCTGGAAGACGGCGATGTGCGCCTGTGGGAATCCAACGTCATCGTGCGCTACCTCTGCGCCCGCTACGCCCCGGGCCGCCTCTATCCGGAAGCCCTGCCCGCGCGCTTCGACGCCGAGCGCTGGATGGACTGGCAGCAGACCACGATGAACCCGGCCGGCCGCGGCGCCTTCTGGCAGATCGTGCGCACGCCGGCCGAGCAGCGCAGCGAGGCGGTCATCGCCGCCTCCATCGCCGCCATGGAGCCGCTGCTCGACGTGCTGGACCAGCACCTGGCTGGCCAGCCCTATATGAGCGGCGACAGCTTCACCATGGCCGACATTCCCGTGGCCTGCGATGTGCACCGCTGGTACGCGCTGCCGATCGAGCGGCGCGGCTGGCCGCATGTGGAGCGCTGGTTCAAGCTGCTGGCCGAGCGGCCCAGCGCGCGCGGCGTGCTGGATTTCCCGCTGAGCTGA
- a CDS encoding aminotransferase-like domain-containing protein, translating to MTWTLAARTRKMTSSAIRDLLKLTERPGIISFAGGLPSPAAFPVEAFAAACDKVLTAADARSSLQYATTEGLPALREAVAASLPWKVDPANVLITTGSQQGLDLAAKVLIDPGSRILVETPTYLGALQAFQPMEPTVVGVASDESGALPDDLKAKAEGARFFYALPNFQNPTGRTMDEARRVAVSEAARQSGVPILEDNPYGELWFDAPPPAPLTSRDPENTIYMGSFSKVLAPGLRLGFLVAPTEIHHRLVMAKQAADLHSPSFNQRVVAEVLKDGFLDRHVPTIRALYKGQRDAMLAALDRDMSGLGVSWNRPAGGMFLWVRLPAGLSAAALLPRAVEKGVAFVPGEPFYAGQPDDRTLRLSFVTASREQIATGVAALAAAVREAIAELPAAQRDAALAVA from the coding sequence ATGACCTGGACCCTGGCGGCACGCACCCGCAAGATGACGTCTTCCGCGATCCGCGACCTGCTCAAACTCACCGAGCGGCCCGGCATCATCAGCTTCGCCGGCGGCCTTCCCTCGCCCGCCGCCTTCCCGGTCGAGGCCTTCGCCGCCGCCTGCGACAAGGTGCTCACCGCCGCCGATGCCCGCAGCTCGCTGCAGTACGCCACCACCGAGGGCCTGCCGGCGCTGCGCGAAGCGGTCGCCGCCTCGCTGCCCTGGAAGGTCGATCCGGCCAATGTGCTGATCACCACCGGCTCGCAGCAGGGCCTGGATCTGGCGGCCAAGGTGCTGATCGATCCGGGCAGCAGGATCCTGGTGGAGACGCCCACCTACCTCGGCGCCCTGCAGGCCTTCCAGCCGATGGAGCCGACCGTGGTCGGCGTGGCCAGCGACGAGTCCGGCGCCCTGCCCGACGACCTGAAGGCCAAGGCCGAGGGAGCGCGTTTCTTCTACGCCCTGCCCAACTTCCAGAACCCCACCGGCCGCACCATGGACGAGGCCCGCCGCGTGGCCGTGTCCGAAGCCGCCCGCCAGTCCGGCGTGCCCATCCTGGAAGACAACCCCTACGGCGAACTCTGGTTCGATGCGCCGCCGCCCGCGCCGCTCACCTCGCGCGATCCCGAGAACACGATCTACATGGGATCCTTCTCCAAGGTGCTGGCGCCCGGCCTGCGCCTGGGTTTCCTGGTGGCGCCCACCGAGATCCACCACCGTCTCGTGATGGCCAAGCAGGCCGCCGACCTGCACAGCCCCAGCTTCAACCAGCGGGTGGTGGCCGAGGTGCTGAAGGACGGTTTCCTGGACCGCCACGTGCCCACCATCCGCGCCCTGTACAAGGGCCAGCGCGACGCCATGCTGGCCGCGCTCGACCGCGACATGTCCGGCCTGGGCGTCAGCTGGAACCGCCCGGCGGGCGGCATGTTCCTGTGGGTGCGGCTGCCGGCCGGCCTGTCGGCCGCCGCGCTGCTGCCGCGCGCCGTGGAAAAGGGCGTGGCCTTCGTGCCCGGCGAGCCCTTCTACGCCGGCCAGCCCGACGACCGCACCCTGCGCCTGTCCTTCGTGACCGCCAGCCGCGAGCAGATCGCCACCGGCGTGGCCGCGCTCGCCGCCGCCGTGCGCGAGGCGATCGCCGAACTGCCCGCCGCCCAGCGCGACGCCGCGCTGGCCGTGGCCTGA